A genomic window from Maridesulfovibrio sp. includes:
- a CDS encoding cytotoxic translational repressor of toxin-antitoxin stability system, which translates to MSWTVKLSTKLQKKALKLPKAIQESFFLLGKDLQTDGPEQLSWPNYGKLKGAKDVYHCHLNKGKPRYVVVWKITDDDIQIMEIKYVGTHEKVNYRKFC; encoded by the coding sequence ATGAGCTGGACAGTTAAACTTTCTACCAAGCTTCAGAAGAAAGCCCTGAAACTTCCCAAGGCGATACAGGAATCATTTTTCCTGCTGGGTAAGGATTTACAGACTGACGGGCCGGAGCAGTTAAGCTGGCCTAATTATGGAAAGCTGAAAGGGGCGAAGGACGTTTATCACTGTCATCTGAACAAGGGTAAACCCAGATATGTTGTTGTCTGGAAAATTACAGATGACGATATTCAAATCATGGAGATTAAATATGTTGGAACTCACGAGAAGGTCAATTACCGAAAATTCTGCTGA
- a CDS encoding helix-turn-helix transcriptional regulator, whose product MLELTRRSITENSAELCLKVPAKDANAIAEAFMQFLKLAKYDVREINDEGEELIDFNDAFPEPTPAQLLRGARTREGLTQAELADALGIHKNNVSEMERGVRNISVDMAKRLADVLNTSYKHFL is encoded by the coding sequence ATGTTGGAACTCACGAGAAGGTCAATTACCGAAAATTCTGCTGAGTTGTGCCTGAAGGTTCCGGCAAAGGATGCCAACGCGATCGCTGAAGCATTCATGCAGTTCCTAAAGCTGGCAAAGTATGACGTGCGCGAGATCAATGATGAAGGCGAAGAGCTTATTGATTTCAACGACGCTTTTCCCGAACCAACTCCCGCCCAACTGCTGCGCGGAGCCAGAACACGCGAAGGACTGACTCAGGCAGAACTTGCAGACGCACTCGGCATTCACAAGAACAATGTTTCTGAAATGGAACGAGGCGTACGTAACATCAGCGTGGATATGGCCAAACGGCTGGCTGACGTTTTAAATACTTCCTACAAGCACTTCTTATAA